A genome region from Polyodon spathula isolate WHYD16114869_AA chromosome 19, ASM1765450v1, whole genome shotgun sequence includes the following:
- the LOC121294743 gene encoding otoancorin-like, producing the protein MGLSTLCVAVCCLCLVNTSAGQNPNKEENKSTGRCSGWEETLSNQLTVPSNFISFLKTNSKNLPKLSSGCVMSFNQSVNASAVADLMKALNEVYDDLNPGTRKMVYLWIEKMYSKEDGKPSDKPGKNDMPDQEKGKSNWITVNVLKLLGRFLLQAPISAIKDIGGNVNSLCSLYSNVTGPFDKFYDLNSAQANFLFQGLQKCNVNITDKNEIPKLGQMACFFPPFAGKLDQSAIDALMMQLKNCSGDVKNVYQNLMKSRPAGSMNADDLKNLGDAAVGFSVSQLGNLSKKAIQESLDQLTKVKGWSQGQKKALLEKVLDTADTQSAEGLKKLGSLVSALDSKALGKLNSSELLAAFKSQDVAQSAESMQPIQKKTIVRAILKDKSINEALKELPPTLMSEISSQTLKNATVGTLTLDFLDKPIPWNKGQALVIIKTILKNLKTPEDIKKLWDAVTGLTCSNIESMSVDNLRALAANEKITRDQVRCAAAAYSKALNKTLTALTAVEITQIPPSFLLSLKSFDELMKIPSTSCSSVVSLLAQANPKLLSRSSPRRQEILTFIKSCLKLNDTITLNASQVRDLGLAVCYFNSKDFDNMGTDVFQEAIDKLKDCGKFEGKMKESLASKITATYGNSSTWTPDVLNQLQSLLSLFNSTQLEKLQPTADIRVVLGDILSRVIKPEGFVAPDLDFTPKMDIVSKAFSKMVLGDPAATPSGKRRKRAAVNCSGVTPPTTDQIQILNAGCAALSPVQLQCMSTDTFTNTLDILASVKGFSMEQLTALKEKALQVYSQKADLVKQITSLKGIALAFSQDEVNDYFATPDIDMLSAVGESKDWLSPATQSQAKSIAENFLKTKPASNLTSSDLVGMRYFICVLSAEQIGNISNTEYSTAASNIGALQCPSNVLTALKNKAISTFGSPDTWSEDVVQSLGTTLAGLNGSEISKLGEKVMPYLTPEAVSLIPPALFKSLSLEQLRNLGTDNFAAVSSDQKAQLDTLKLQALNENAGATNPAYSAGHKISPAFAAVTLILTLLTLNLL; encoded by the exons ATGGGCCTATCCACTCTTTGTGTGGCTGTTTGCTGCTTGTGCCTTGTGAACACATCAGCAG GTCAAAACCCCAATAAGGAAGAGAACAAATCGACA GGAAGATGTTCAGGGTGGGAGGAGACTCTGTCGAATCAGCTGACAGTGCCTTCGAACTTCATTTCTTTCCTCAAGACCAACAGCAAGAATCTCCCCAAGCTGTCGAGCGGCTGTGTGATGTCATTCAACCAGTCCGTCAACGCCAGCGCTGTGGCAGATTT AATGAAGGCCTTGAATGAGGTGTATGATGATCTGAACCCTGGCACCAGAAAAATGGTTTACTTGTGGAttgaaaaaatgtacagtaaggaAGATGGGAAGCCTAGTGACAAACCTGGGAAAAATGACATGCCAGACCAAGAGAAAG gCAAATCCAATTGGATCACCGTGAATGTTCTTAAATTGCTGGGCCGTTTTCTTTTACAAGCTCCCATTTCTGCCATCAAGGACATTGGAGGGAATGTCAACAGT CTCTGCAGTTTGTACAGCAATGTCACCGGACCCTTTGACAAATTCTACGACCTTAACTCAGCACAAGCCAACTTCTTATTTCAGGGGCTCCAAAAGTGCAACGTCAACATAACAGATAAAAACGAGATCCCAAA gctTGGACAGATGGCTTGCTTCTTTCCCCCTTTTGCTGGTAAACTGGATCAATCTGCCATCGACGCTCTGATGATGCAGCTGAAGAACTGCAGTGGAGATGTGAAAAAT GTGTACCAGAATCTCATGAAGTCGAGGCCAGCAGGCAGTATGAATGCAGACGACCTGAAAAATCTCGGGGACGCAGCTGTGGGCTTCAGTGTGAGCCAGCTGGGCAACCTTAGCAAAAAAGCCATCCAGGAATCTCTGGACCAACTTACAAAAGTCAAAGGCTGGTCCCAGGGACAGAAGAAAGCACTGCTGGAAAAAGTCCTTGATACAGCAGAT acccagAGTGCAGAGGGCCTTAAAAAGTTGGGCAGCCTGGTCAGTGCTTTGGATAGCAAGGCCCTGGGCAAGCTGAACAGCAGTGAACTGCTTGCGGCCTTTAAATCCCAGGATGTCGCACAATCTGCAGAGTCCATGCAGCCCATCCAGAAAAAAACGATTGTCAGAGCC ATCTTGAAGGACAAATCCATCAATGAAGCTTTGAAAGAGCTGCCACCCACATTGATGAGTGAAATCTCCTCTCAGACACTGAAGAACGCGACTGTGGGCACGCTGACTCTGGACTTCCTTGATAAACCCATTCCCTGGAACAAGGGACAG GCTTTAGTCATCATTAAGACAATCCTTAAGAATCTTAAGACTCCCGAAGACATTAA aaaaCTGTGGGACGCTGTGACTGGTCTGACTTGCAGTAACATAGAAAGCATGTCTGTGGATAACCTGAGAGCTCTGGCTGCAAATGAAAAAATTACCCGTGACCAG GTtcgctgtgctgctgctgcttattctAAAGCCTTAAACAAGACATTGACTGCCTTGACAGCAGTTGAAATAACCCAGATTCCACCTAGTTTTCTCCTGTCCTTAAA GTCTTTTGATGAGCTGATGAAGATCCCAAGCACCTCCTGTTCTTCAGTAGTGTCCCTCCTGGCTCAGGCTAACCCAAAGCTCCTGTCCAGGAGCTCTCCAAGACGACAGGAGATACTCACATTCATCAAAAGCTGCCTA AAACTTAATGATACCATAACCCTGAATGCTAGCCAGGTCCGTGATCTGGGTCTTGCTGTTTGCTACTTCAACTCAAAGGACTTTGATAACATGGGAACCGACGTTTTCCAAGAGGCCATCGACAAGCTTAAAGACTGTGGCAAATTCGAGGGCAAAATGAAAGAGTCGCTCGCCAGCAAGATAACAGCTACATACGG TAACTCCTCCACCTGGACTCCTGATGTTCTCAATCAGCTTCAATCCCTGCTGTCTTTGTTTAATTCAACACAACTGGAGAAGCTCCAACCCACC GCTGACATCAGAGTAGTCCTTGGAGACATTCTGTCTCGGGTGATAAAACCAGAGGGATTTGTAGCCCCAGATTTGGACTTCACTCCCAAAATGGACATTGTGAGCAAAGCATTCTCCAAAATGGTCCTCGGAGATCCAGCAGCAACACCCTCCGGCAAAAGGAGAAAGCGAGCAGCAG tgaacTGCAGCGGTGTTACCCCGCCCACTACGGATCAAATACAAATTCTCAATGCCGGATGCGCAGCGCTCTCCCCTGTGCAGCTACAGTGCATGTCAACAGACACCTTCACCAACACTCTGGATATCTTAGCCTCCGTGAAGGGATTCAGCATGGAACAGCTCACCGCCTTGAAAGAGAAGGCGTTACAG GTATACAGTCAGAAAGCAGATCTGGTGAAACAGATCACCAGCCTGAAGGGAATCGCATTGGCTTTCTCTCAAGACGAAGTCAACGACTACTTTGCTACTCCGGATATCGATATGCTGTCTGCGGTCGGTGAAAGCAAGGACTGGCTCAGT CCAGCAACGCAATCCCAAGCAAAGAGCATAGCTGAGAACTTCCTGAAAACCAAGCCAGCGAGCAATCTGACTAGCAGTGACCTGGTGGGAATGCGCTACTTCATCTGTGTGCTTAGCGCTGAACAAATAGGAAACATCAGCAATACGGAATACAG TACTGCCGCAAGCAATATTGGAGCGCTTCAGTGCCCCAGCAATGTCCTGACTGCTTTAAAGAATAAAGCAATAAGTACCTTTGGCTCTCCAGACACCTGGTCCGAGGATGTTGTCCAATCCTTGGGGACCACACTGG CTGGACTCAATGGAAGTGAAATCAGTAAACTTGGAGAGAAAGTGATGCCTTATCTTACTCCAGAAGCTGTCTCCCTCATTCCTCCTGCTCTgtttaaa AGCCTCTCCTTAGAGCAGTTGAGAAACCTTGGGACTGATAATTTCGCCGCTGTCTCGAGTGACCAGAAGGCACAGCTGGATAC ATTGAAACTGCAGGCCTTGAATGAGAACGCTGGAGCAACCAATCCTG caTATTCTGCTGGACACAAAATAAGCCCAGCATTTGCTGCAGTCACCCTGATTCTGACCCTGCTGACCCTGAACCTACTTTAA